The following DNA comes from Kitasatospora sp. NBC_01287.
TGCTGCCCCGGCACGCCCGGTCCACCGCGAACCTCTTCGCGCTGCCCGCCTTCTGCCACTACGGCATCGGCGGGCCCGGCTTCGGCGCTTGGCGCGAACTCGCCGCGCACGAGCTGACCACCGGCTGGGTGCGCGCCGGCGAGCACGAGGGCTTCCCGCTGCTCCACCACGCCCGGGCGCTGCCGAGCCCGCGTCGGCCGCTACCGGCGGAGCTGGCCGACGCCGACGCGGCCGTCGCGTACTGGGGCGGCCGGCCCGAGGTGCGCCGCCGGATCGAGGAGCTCGCCGACTCCGCCGCGAGCCTGGTGCTGTTCCTCGAATACCTCCCGCAGACGCTGCACTCCTGGCTCGGCGAGCGGCTGCGCGCGGGCGAGGCCGCCGCCGGGCGGGCCTGCGCCATGGTGGAGCGGGAGTTGACGGCCACCACGGCCTTCCTGCACGCGCGCGGGCTGCTGCACTTCGACGCCCACTTCGAGAACATCCTCACCGACGGCCGGCGCCTCTACTTCGCCGACTTCGGCCTGGCCGTCGCCGACAGCTTCGAACTCGCCCCGGCGGAGGCCGCCTTCCTCGACCACCACCGCGGCTACGACCACTGCTACGCACTCACCCACCTGGTTCGCTGGCTGGTGACCGAGCTCCACCACCGCAGCGGCTCCGAGTGCGACGCGATCGTCCACGCCTACGCCGCGGGCCGCGCACCCTCCGCTCCACCCGGCGGCCACCTCCCCACCGCGGCCACGGCCCTCCTGCGCCGACACGCACCACTGGCGGC
Coding sequences within:
- a CDS encoding protein kinase family protein; its protein translation is MSIPNSTATGRSAARLSTHDAVATALTGLTDRELLDLLAAARPLGAGIGGAVSLLEVAGSSVFVKQVPLTATELLPRHARSTANLFALPAFCHYGIGGPGFGAWRELAAHELTTGWVRAGEHEGFPLLHHARALPSPRRPLPAELADADAAVAYWGGRPEVRRRIEELADSAASLVLFLEYLPQTLHSWLGERLRAGEAAAGRACAMVERELTATTAFLHARGLLHFDAHFENILTDGRRLYFADFGLAVADSFELAPAEAAFLDHHRGYDHCYALTHLVRWLVTELHHRSGSECDAIVHAYAAGRAPSAPPGGHLPTAATALLRRHAPLAAVMAEFYRDLQRESRETPFPVARLRRFLPTAATDGWVGR